A region of Bacteroidia bacterium DNA encodes the following proteins:
- a CDS encoding metallophosphoesterase, whose amino-acid sequence MQGDFTSFLIRVIIILVISLLIDAYFYQAVYNLIKDYTPGKRLVFNLLFWSLTAFTISVFVIALIYPLPLWPKTIRVYLTAVVFIAFASKLLGSIFILIDDIWRGGQWVIQFFRPSESTYDPSRSKFLTNTALFFAGIPFLSMIYGMVKTAFDFTVRKEVVKLPNLPASFEGLKIVQISDIHSGSFTSTGPFEKAIQLIHEQQPDLVFFTGDLVNNIADEVDDYIQVLSTIKAPMGVFSILGNHDYGDYMQWENKEEKVKNLQKLKDSHGKMGWRLLLNEHVPLQRGEDKIALLGVENWGRGARWPKYGNLKKAAEGTEQYPVKLLLSHDPSHWDAVVRKNHPDIDITFSGHTHGFQFGVEIPGVKWSPSQYLYPQWAGLYTEGKQHIYVNRGFGFLGYPGRVGIKPEITVIELRKA is encoded by the coding sequence ATGCAAGGCGATTTTACCTCATTCCTCATCCGGGTTATCATCATTTTAGTCATTTCCTTATTGATTGATGCCTATTTCTATCAAGCAGTTTACAACCTAATTAAAGATTACACACCGGGCAAACGTTTGGTTTTTAATTTATTATTTTGGTCACTGACGGCCTTTACCATCAGCGTTTTTGTTATTGCCTTGATTTACCCATTACCATTGTGGCCCAAAACCATTAGAGTATACCTAACTGCTGTTGTATTTATAGCCTTCGCTTCCAAGCTATTAGGAAGTATCTTTATTTTAATTGATGATATTTGGAGAGGGGGGCAATGGGTCATCCAATTTTTTAGGCCCAGTGAATCTACCTATGATCCAAGTCGGAGTAAATTTTTAACCAATACTGCTTTATTTTTTGCCGGAATTCCATTTTTGAGCATGATATATGGAATGGTTAAAACTGCTTTTGATTTTACTGTACGCAAAGAAGTTGTTAAGTTACCCAATTTGCCAGCTTCTTTTGAAGGTTTAAAAATTGTGCAAATTTCCGATATACATTCCGGAAGTTTTACCTCTACCGGTCCTTTTGAAAAAGCTATTCAACTCATACACGAACAGCAACCCGACCTTGTTTTCTTTACGGGCGACTTAGTCAACAACATTGCCGACGAAGTTGATGATTATATTCAGGTTTTGTCAACCATCAAGGCTCCGATGGGTGTATTTTCCATATTAGGCAACCACGATTATGGCGATTACATGCAATGGGAAAACAAAGAAGAAAAGGTAAAAAACCTACAAAAGCTAAAAGATTCCCATGGGAAAATGGGTTGGAGGTTATTATTAAATGAGCATGTTCCCTTGCAACGTGGAGAAGATAAAATAGCGCTACTTGGGGTAGAAAATTGGGGAAGAGGTGCCAGGTGGCCTAAGTATGGCAATTTAAAAAAGGCTGCTGAAGGCACAGAACAATACCCTGTTAAATTGTTATTGAGTCACGATCCCTCTCATTGGGATGCGGTGGTAAGAAAAAACCATCCGGATATTGATATAACCTTCTCCGGCCATACGCATGGATTCCAGTTTGGTGTTGAAATTCCTGGGGTTAAATGGAGCCCTTCCCAATACTTGTATCCGCAATGGGCTGGTTTATATACCGAAGGAAAGCAGCATATTTATGTCAATCGCGGCTTTGGTTTTTTAGGTTATCCTGGTAGGGTTGGAATTAAACCTGAAATTACGGTCATTGAATTAAGGAAAGCCTAA
- a CDS encoding succinate dehydrogenase cytochrome b subunit, which yields MAQLAAVLSSSIAKKYTMALSGLFLIIFLVEHLYTNLLLYAGDGGVEFNEASHTMTHSLFIRIVEIVLFAAIIMHVFQATVLTRENAKARPVKYAVSGVSETSTWFSRNMGLTGSLILFFIVVHLYNFFLPYRITGEVGDGQSLTIAQCVVAALRNPIYAGLYLLSVVILGFHLNHGFQSAFQTLGFNNKSYAPIFKMAGTGVALLFTLGFGSFPVLIYSGICCTDVLPL from the coding sequence ATGGCACAACTAGCTGCAGTTCTCAGTTCTTCCATCGCGAAAAAGTACACGATGGCCTTATCGGGTTTATTTTTGATTATATTTTTGGTGGAGCATCTTTACACCAACCTATTGCTATATGCGGGTGATGGTGGTGTAGAATTCAATGAAGCATCCCATACCATGACCCACAGTTTATTTATTCGAATTGTGGAAATTGTTTTGTTTGCTGCGATAATTATGCATGTATTTCAGGCTACGGTATTAACCAGGGAAAACGCCAAGGCACGTCCGGTAAAATATGCAGTGAGCGGAGTTAGCGAAACCAGCACATGGTTTAGCAGAAACATGGGATTAACCGGAAGTTTAATTTTATTCTTTATCGTGGTTCATTTGTATAACTTCTTTTTACCTTATCGGATTACAGGGGAGGTTGGGGATGGACAATCCTTAACCATTGCACAATGTGTTGTAGCAGCCCTGCGAAATCCGATTTATGCCGGACTTTACCTGTTAAGTGTTGTTATTTTAGGATTCCACCTTAATCATGGTTTTCAGTCGGCCTTTCAAACTTTGGGATTCAACAACAAATCCTATGCACCGATTTTTAAAATGGCCGGAACCGGAGTAGCCCTTTTATTTACTCTGGGATTTGGTTCATTTCCGGTTTTAATTTATTCCGGAATTTGTTGTACCGATGTTCTTCCACTTTAA
- a CDS encoding fumarate reductase/succinate dehydrogenase flavoprotein subunit encodes MSKLDAKIPAGPLETKWTKYRSTVSLVNPANKRNIEIIVVGSGLAGASAAASLAELGYKVKCFCFQDSPRRAHSIAAQGGINAAKNYQNDGDSTYRLFYDTIKGGDYRAREGNVYRLAEVSANIIDQCVAQGVPFAREYGGLLSNRSFGGTQVQRTFYAAGQTGQQLLLGAYSALERQIGLGTVKMYNRHEMLDVVVIDGKARGIIARDLVSGKLERHFGHAVLLCSGGYGNVFFLSTNAMGSNVTAAFKAHKKGAYFGNPCFTQIHPTCIPVSGDHQSKLTLMSESLRNDGRIWVPKKKDDTRKAVDIPEEERDYYLERRYPAFGNLVPRDVASRAAKERCDAGYGVGASKMAVYLDYAAAIERYGKIEANKRNIHNASKEEITKMGKEVVAEKYGNLFEMYEKITGENPYETPMRIYPAVHYTMGGLWVDYELMTTVPGLYALGEANFSDHGANRLGASALMQGLADGYFVIPYTIGSYLSNDIRTKAISTDHEAFVEAEKNVQDQLNKLMNIKGSKSVDHFHKKLGKIMWDKCGMARNEAGLKEAIQEIRQLREEFWKDVRVPGSQNEFNPELEKAGRVADFLELGELMCQDALQREESCGGHFREESQTEDGEAKRDDEKFAYVAAWEYNGGDFKMHKEDLVFDVVHPSQRSYK; translated from the coding sequence ATGAGCAAACTAGACGCTAAAATCCCGGCAGGTCCACTTGAGACAAAATGGACCAAGTACAGAAGTACCGTTTCATTGGTGAATCCGGCCAATAAGCGCAATATTGAAATTATTGTGGTAGGTTCCGGATTAGCAGGGGCTTCAGCCGCAGCTTCCTTAGCCGAATTAGGGTATAAAGTTAAATGTTTCTGTTTTCAAGACAGTCCGCGAAGAGCGCATAGTATTGCAGCCCAAGGCGGTATAAATGCAGCTAAAAATTATCAGAATGATGGTGATAGCACCTATCGATTATTTTACGATACTATTAAAGGCGGCGATTACCGTGCAAGAGAAGGCAATGTATACCGCCTGGCGGAGGTAAGTGCCAACATCATTGACCAATGTGTGGCACAGGGTGTTCCCTTTGCAAGAGAATATGGAGGATTGTTGAGTAACCGTTCATTTGGTGGAACTCAGGTTCAGCGAACTTTTTATGCTGCCGGACAAACCGGACAGCAATTGTTATTGGGAGCTTATTCCGCTTTAGAACGTCAAATAGGATTGGGAACGGTGAAAATGTATAACCGTCACGAAATGTTGGACGTAGTAGTAATTGATGGAAAGGCCAGAGGTATTATTGCCAGAGACCTTGTAAGTGGTAAGTTAGAAAGACATTTTGGACATGCTGTTTTGCTTTGTTCCGGTGGATACGGAAACGTATTCTTCCTAAGCACAAATGCCATGGGAAGCAACGTAACTGCCGCTTTTAAAGCACACAAAAAAGGTGCTTATTTCGGCAATCCTTGTTTTACACAAATTCACCCAACTTGTATTCCGGTTTCAGGCGACCATCAAAGTAAGTTAACTTTGATGTCGGAATCGTTACGTAACGATGGCCGAATTTGGGTACCAAAGAAAAAGGATGACACCCGCAAAGCGGTAGATATACCGGAAGAAGAAAGAGATTATTACTTAGAAAGACGTTATCCGGCATTCGGAAACCTTGTGCCACGTGACGTAGCCAGTAGGGCTGCCAAAGAACGCTGCGATGCCGGTTATGGCGTTGGAGCTTCTAAAATGGCGGTTTATTTGGATTACGCTGCGGCCATTGAGCGTTACGGAAAAATTGAAGCCAACAAACGTAACATACACAATGCCTCCAAAGAAGAAATTACCAAAATGGGTAAAGAGGTAGTTGCCGAGAAATACGGTAACTTATTTGAAATGTATGAAAAAATTACCGGAGAAAATCCATACGAAACTCCAATGCGAATTTATCCGGCTGTGCACTATACCATGGGCGGTTTGTGGGTTGACTATGAATTAATGACCACCGTTCCGGGATTATATGCTTTAGGTGAGGCCAATTTTAGCGATCACGGAGCAAACCGTTTAGGAGCGTCTGCTTTAATGCAAGGTTTAGCAGATGGTTATTTCGTAATACCTTATACCATTGGTAGCTATTTGAGCAACGACATTCGTACCAAAGCCATTTCTACCGACCACGAAGCATTTGTTGAAGCTGAAAAAAATGTTCAGGATCAATTGAACAAATTGATGAACATAAAAGGAAGCAAATCGGTTGATCATTTCCACAAGAAACTAGGTAAAATCATGTGGGACAAATGTGGAATGGCTAGGAATGAAGCAGGATTAAAAGAAGCTATTCAGGAAATTCGTCAGTTAAGAGAAGAGTTTTGGAAGGATGTTCGTGTTCCGGGCAGCCAAAATGAATTTAATCCGGAATTGGAAAAAGCTGGACGTGTTGCCGATTTTCTTGAACTGGGTGAATTAATGTGCCAAGATGCGCTACAAAGAGAAGAATCATGTGGAGGACACTTCCGGGAAGAATCACAAACAGAAGATGGAGAAGCCAAACGTGATGATGAAAAATTCGCTTATGTAGCTGCCTGGGAATACAATGGAGGTGATTTCAAAATGCACAAAGAAGATTTAGTGTTTGATGTAGTCCATCCTAGCCAACGTAGCTATAAATAG
- a CDS encoding succinate dehydrogenase/fumarate reductase iron-sulfur subunit, with amino-acid sequence MNLTLKIWRQKNASDKGNFVTYQANHVSEDMSFLEMLDVLNEELISKGDEPVAFDHDCREGICGMCSMYINGRAHGPQTGTTTCQLHMRKFKDGDTITIEPWRAASFPVIKDLVVDRSAFDRIIAAGGFISVNTGNAQDANALPVAKDDADAAFAAAACIGCGACVASCKNSSAMLFVSAKVSQLALLPQGRPEAETRVLNMVKQMDEEGFGNCTNTGSCEAECPKEISLENIARMNREFLFAALSGK; translated from the coding sequence ATGAATCTAACGCTCAAAATCTGGAGACAAAAAAATGCTTCTGACAAAGGAAACTTTGTTACTTACCAGGCTAATCATGTATCGGAAGACATGTCCTTTTTAGAGATGCTTGATGTATTGAATGAGGAGCTTATCAGCAAAGGCGATGAGCCGGTTGCATTCGATCACGATTGCCGGGAAGGTATTTGTGGGATGTGTAGCATGTATATTAACGGTAGAGCACATGGACCGCAAACAGGCACTACCACCTGCCAGTTGCACATGCGTAAGTTTAAAGATGGAGATACCATTACCATTGAACCTTGGAGAGCTGCCTCCTTTCCAGTAATTAAGGATTTGGTGGTTGATCGTTCGGCTTTTGACCGCATTATTGCCGCAGGAGGATTTATTTCGGTAAACACCGGAAATGCTCAGGATGCAAACGCTTTACCGGTTGCTAAAGACGATGCTGATGCCGCCTTTGCTGCTGCTGCTTGTATTGGTTGCGGGGCTTGTGTAGCAAGTTGTAAAAACTCTTCGGCTATGTTGTTTGTATCGGCCAAAGTTTCCCAATTAGCCTTGTTACCACAAGGTCGTCCGGAAGCTGAAACCAGGGTTTTAAATATGGTAAAACAAATGGACGAGGAAGGATTTGGAAATTGCACCAATACAGGAAGTTGTGAAGCTGAATGCCCAAAAGAAATTTCTTTGGAAAACATTGCCCGCATGAACCGGGAATTCCTTTTCGCTGCATTATCTGGGAAATAG